In one Salipiger abyssi genomic region, the following are encoded:
- a CDS encoding phosphoglycerate kinase: protein MRITPITEANVAGKRLLVRADLNVPVEKSRVTDATRIARFAAGMRPLLEKGARLVILTHFGRPKPGELDPAFSVDKLRPALSDALGVPVRFSDNCATESAVILSESLRDGEVLLCENLRYNPGETTNDAGFAAELARLGDLYVNDAFSCAHRAHASTAAIAGRLPAYAGPLLLEEINALTTALETPERPSVALVGGAKVSSKIAVLKNLVGKLDAVIIGGGMANTFLYARGCPMGRSLHEADQIATVREIETLAEASGCEILLPEDVVVAREFRAGAANEILPADRCPSDAMILDAGPQSAEAFMARLNHAHTILWNGPLGAFEIPPFDAATVAVARKAAALSHEGRAVTVAGGGDTVAALNAAGVTQDFTYVSTAGGAFLEWLEGKTLPGIAALCAPKQAA, encoded by the coding sequence ATGCGCATCACCCCGATCACCGAGGCGAATGTGGCGGGCAAGCGCCTGCTGGTGCGCGCCGATCTGAACGTGCCCGTCGAAAAGAGCCGCGTCACCGATGCCACCCGCATCGCGCGCTTTGCCGCGGGCATGAGGCCGCTGCTGGAAAAGGGCGCGCGGCTGGTGATCCTGACCCATTTCGGGCGCCCGAAACCGGGCGAACTGGACCCTGCCTTTTCGGTGGACAAGCTGCGCCCTGCCCTGTCGGACGCGCTGGGCGTGCCGGTGCGGTTTTCCGACAACTGTGCCACCGAAAGCGCGGTGATCCTCTCCGAAAGCCTGCGCGACGGCGAGGTGCTGCTTTGCGAGAACCTGCGCTATAACCCCGGCGAGACGACGAATGACGCGGGCTTCGCGGCGGAGCTCGCCCGGCTGGGTGATCTCTACGTCAACGACGCGTTTTCCTGTGCACACCGGGCGCATGCCTCCACCGCCGCCATTGCCGGGCGCCTGCCCGCCTATGCCGGCCCGCTGCTGCTGGAGGAAATCAACGCGCTGACAACGGCGCTGGAGACGCCCGAACGCCCCTCGGTGGCGCTGGTGGGCGGGGCCAAGGTGTCGTCGAAGATCGCGGTGCTGAAGAACCTCGTGGGCAAGCTCGACGCGGTGATCATCGGCGGCGGCATGGCCAACACCTTTCTCTATGCGCGCGGCTGCCCGATGGGCCGCTCGCTGCACGAGGCCGACCAGATCGCCACCGTGCGCGAGATCGAGACGCTGGCCGAAGCGTCGGGCTGCGAGATCCTGCTGCCCGAGGATGTGGTGGTGGCCCGCGAATTCAGGGCCGGCGCGGCGAACGAGATCCTGCCCGCCGACCGCTGCCCCTCTGATGCGATGATCCTCGATGCCGGCCCGCAATCCGCCGAGGCCTTCATGGCGCGGCTCAACCACGCCCACACGATCCTGTGGAACGGCCCGCTCGGCGCCTTCGAGATCCCGCCCTTCGACGCGGCAACGGTGGCCGTGGCGCGCAAGGCTGCGGCGCTGTCCCACGAGGGCCGCGCGGTCACCGTCGCGGGCGGCGGCGACACCGTGGCGGCGCTGAACGCGGCAGGGGTCACGCAGGACTTCACCTATGTCTCCACCGCCGGTGGGGCATTCCTGGAATGGCTGGAAGGCAAGACGCTGCCCGGCATCGCGGCGCTTTGCGCGCCCAAGCAAGCGGCCTGA
- the fba gene encoding class II fructose-bisphosphate aldolase (catalyzes the reversible aldol condensation of dihydroxyacetonephosphate and glyceraldehyde 3-phosphate in the Calvin cycle, glycolysis, and/or gluconeogenesis), with the protein MALITLRQLLDHAAENSYGVPAFNINNMEQGLAIMEAAKTTGAPVILQASRGARKYAGDVMLRHMVEALCEMYPDNHVVMHQDHGNNDATCLSAIRHGFTSVMMDGSLEEDMKTPASYEYNVEITRRVTEAAHAVGASVEGELGVLGSLETGEAAAEDGSGAEGKLSHDQLLTDPDQAVEFVLATKCDALAIACGTSHGAYKFTRKPDGDILSMKTIQGIHEKLPNTHLVMHGSSSVPQYLQDLINAHGGHMPQTYGVPVEEIEHGIRMGVRKVNIDTDCRMAMTGQYRRIAQEKPEEFDPRKFNIPAMEELTKLCIDRFERFGTAGQAAKIRPISLDEMAHRYASGALAPRIAAAHAA; encoded by the coding sequence ATGGCACTGATAACGCTCAGACAATTGCTGGATCACGCCGCCGAGAACAGCTACGGCGTGCCGGCCTTCAACATCAACAACATGGAACAGGGCCTCGCGATCATGGAGGCCGCGAAGACCACCGGCGCGCCGGTGATCCTGCAAGCCTCGCGCGGGGCGCGGAAATACGCCGGCGACGTGATGCTGCGCCACATGGTCGAGGCGCTGTGCGAGATGTATCCCGACAACCACGTCGTGATGCATCAGGACCATGGCAACAACGACGCCACCTGCCTCTCGGCGATCCGCCACGGCTTCACCAGCGTGATGATGGACGGCTCGCTGGAGGAGGACATGAAGACCCCCGCCAGCTACGAGTATAACGTCGAGATCACCCGCCGGGTGACCGAAGCCGCCCATGCGGTCGGCGCCTCGGTCGAGGGCGAGCTGGGGGTTCTGGGCTCGCTGGAGACCGGCGAGGCGGCGGCGGAGGACGGCTCGGGCGCCGAGGGCAAGCTGTCGCACGACCAGCTTCTGACCGATCCCGATCAGGCGGTGGAGTTCGTGCTGGCCACCAAATGCGATGCGCTGGCCATTGCCTGCGGCACCTCGCACGGCGCCTACAAGTTCACCCGCAAGCCCGATGGCGACATCCTGTCGATGAAGACCATCCAGGGCATCCACGAGAAGCTGCCGAACACGCATCTGGTGATGCACGGCTCCTCTTCGGTGCCGCAGTATCTTCAGGATCTCATCAACGCCCATGGCGGGCACATGCCGCAGACCTATGGCGTGCCGGTCGAGGAGATCGAGCACGGCATCCGCATGGGCGTGCGCAAGGTGAATATCGACACCGATTGCCGCATGGCGATGACCGGGCAGTACCGCCGGATCGCGCAGGAAAAGCCCGAGGAATTCGACCCGCGCAAATTCAACATCCCCGCGATGGAGGAGCTGACCAAGCTCTGCATCGACCGGTTCGAGCGCTTCGGCACCGCCGGTCAGGCCGCCAAGATCAGGCCGATCTCGCTCGATGAAATGGCGCACCGCTATGCCAGCGGCGCGCTCGCCCCCCGGATCGCCGCCGCCCACGCGGCCTGA